Proteins from one Malania oleifera isolate guangnan ecotype guangnan chromosome 4, ASM2987363v1, whole genome shotgun sequence genomic window:
- the LOC131153111 gene encoding DELLA protein GAI1-like — translation MKREHHHLRPPSAQDLSAGCGGGSSSATTGGSMAATGKAKAWEEAQTDAVDELLAVLGYKVRSSDMAEVAQKLEQLEEVMGNAQEDGLSQIASETVHYNPSDLSTWLESMLSELNPPSNFDSLPQAAVLDNPYFAPAESSTITSLDCSSNHHYQEPPSHHSRHHQHHHRSRIFEDSSSCDYDLKAIPGKAIYGNQIEQVSSRDSKRFKPSVSSSSSLDVWGVPPELARPVVLMDSQENGIRLVHTLTACAEAVQQDNLKLAEALVKQAGILAASQAGPMGKVATYFAEALARRIYRLYSQNPLDPILSDTLQMHFYEICPYLKFAHFTANQAILEAFAGKKHVHVIDFSMKQGMQWPVLMQALALRPGGPPTFRLTGIGPPTTDNTDHLQEVGWKLAQLADTIRVKFEYKGFVANSLADLDASMLDLRPGEAVAVNSVFELHRLLARPGGIEKVLSAVKQMNPEIVTLVEQEANHNGPVFLDRFMESLHYYSTLFDSLEGCGASAPVNGDDKLMSEVYLGRQICNVVACEGGDREERHETLAQWRTRFVEAGFASVQLGSNAFKQASMLLSRFAGGEGYRVEENSGCLMLGWHTRALIATSAWQQANRGAHGERAQ, via the coding sequence ATGAAGAGGGAGCATCATCATCTGCGCCCTCCTTCTGCTCAAGATCTCTCCGCCGGCTGCGGAGGAGGTAGCAGCAGCGCCACCACTGGCGGTTCCATGGCGGCCACCGGGAAGGCCAAGGCCTGGGAGGAGGCCCAGACCGACGCCGTTGATGAGCTTCTCGCGGTGTTGGGGTACAAGGTGAGGTCCTCGGACATGGCGGAGGTGGCTCAGAAGCTGGAGCAGCTCGAAGAGGTCATGGGTAATGCTCAAGAAGATGGGCTCTCGCAAATCGCTTCCGAGACGGTTCATTATAATCCCTCGGATCTCTCGACCTGGCTCGAGAGCATGCTCTCCGAGCTCAATCCTCCCTCCAATTTCGATTCCTTGCCGCAGGCGGCGGTGCTCGACAATCCCTATTTTGCTCCGGCGGAATCTTCCACCATCACCTCCTTGGATTGCTCCTCCAATCATCACTACCAAGAACCTCCGTCGCACCACTCCCGCCATCACCAACATCACCACCGGTCTCGAATATTTGAAGATTCTTCGTCCTGTGACTACGATCTGAAAGCAATTCCGGGGAAGGCAATTTACGGCAACCAAATCGAACAAGTTTCTTCCAGGGATAGCAAGCGATTTAAGCCCTCTGTGTCATCTTCCTCCTCGCTCGACGTTTGGGGAGTGCCCCCGGAATTGGCGCGGCCGGTGGTTCTCATGGATTCGCAGGAGAATGGAATTCGCCTGGTTCACACCTTGACGGCGTGTGCGGAAGCTGTCCAACAAGACAACCTCAAGCTCGCGGAGGCGCTGGTGAAGCAGGCCGGTATTCTCGCTGCGTCGCAAGCCGGCCCAATGGGGAAGGTCGCCACCTACTTCGCCGAAGCCCTTGCTCGTCGAATCTACAGGCTCTACTCGCAAAATCCTCTAGATCCGATCCTCTCAGACACTCTCCAGATGCACTTTTACGAGATCTGCCCGTACCTGAAATTCGCACACTTCACCGCCAATCAAGCCATCCTCGAAGCCTTCGCCGGAAAAAAGCACGTCCACGTTATCGATTTCAGCATGAAGCAGGGGATGCAGTGGCCGGTGCTGATGCAAGCTCTTGCCCTCCGGCCCGGCGGCCCACCTACTTTCCGCTTAACCGGGATTGGTCCTCCGACGACGGACAACACCGATCACCTGCAAGAAGTGGGGTGGAAGCTGGCTCAGCTAGCGGACACAATTCGCGTCAAGTTCGAGTACAAAGGGTTCGTGGCCAACAGTTTGGCAGATCTCGACGCCTCCATGCTCGATCTCCGACCTGGTGAGGCCGTGGCCGTGAATTCAGTATTCGAGCTGCACAGATTGCTGGCGCGGCCCGGCGGGATCGAGAAAGTTTTATCGGCGGTGAAGCAGATGAACCCGGAGATAGTTACGTTGGTGGAACAGGAAGCAAACCACAATGGGCCGGTTTTCCTGGACCGGTTCATGGAGTCGCTGCACTATTACTCTACCCTGTTTGATTCGCTGGAGGGGTGCGGGGCGTCGGCGCCGGTGAACGGCGATGACAAGTTGATGTCGGAGGTATACTTGGGGCGGCAGATCTGCAACGTGGTGGCGTGCGAGGGTGGGGACCGGGAGGAGCGACACGAGACGCTGGCTCAGTGGCGAACCCGGTTCGTGGAGGCTGGGTTCGCATCGGTGCAGCTTGGATCCAACGCGTTCAAGCAGGCAAGTATGTTGCTGAGTCGCTTCGCGGGCGGGGAGGGGTACCGGGTGGAGGAGAACAGCGGGTGCCTCATGCTGGGGTGGCACACTCGGGCGCTGATCGCCACCTCCGCCTGGCAACAGGCGAACAGAGGGGCGCATGGTGAGCGAGCTCAGTGA